Genomic window (Flavobacteriales bacterium):
CCTGGTGCCCTGTGCCTACAGCGATTACACGGCGGCTTGTCGGGAAGAGGTGCCGGACCGATGGTGGCGCACCTTCCAGAAACTGGCGTGATCCCAATTTTCGGAGAACGCTGGGGGGAACTGATTTCCGGGAAAAGTTCGGGCCGTATGCTTTTTTGCTATTTTGGCGGCTGGTAATACGGTCAGCCGAACCGGTAAAATGCTCCGGAGGCCGCGTCAAACAAGAAGAACTAGCATGAGGTGGATAGTTACGGCAGGGGTGTGCGCGTTGGTCGGGAGCGTTTCTTATGCGCAACAGGACCCTCAGTTCACCCAATACATGTTCGACCGTTTGTCGGTAAATTCGGCCGTAGCGGGAGGCACCGGCAATATCTGTGCCACGGCGCTTCTGCGTCAGCAATGGACGGGTTTCGATGGCGCGCCCAAGACCGGCCTCATCAACTTACAAGGACCCATAAACAAGATCAACAGCGGGGTGGGCCTTTCGGTCTACTACGACAAATTGGGCCAGGAACGGAGCACTATCGTACGGCTGCACTATGCCTATCACTTGAAGGTGGGGGCCCAAAGCACGTTGAGCGCAGGCTTCTATGTCGGGATGTCCGGACGGGCATTGGACAGCAAGTGGATCGCCATCGACCCGGTGGCCGATGACAACGCCATTCCATCCAGCGGCAGGAGCGCCAATGGTTTCGACATGGGCGCCGGGCTCTATTACCGGTCGCCCAAGCTGTGGCTCGG
Coding sequences:
- a CDS encoding type IX secretion system membrane protein PorP/SprF, which translates into the protein MRWIVTAGVCALVGSVSYAQQDPQFTQYMFDRLSVNSAVAGGTGNICATALLRQQWTGFDGAPKTGLINLQGPINKINSGVGLSVYYDKLGQERSTIVRLHYAYHLKVGAQSTLSAGFYVGMSGRALDSKWIAIDPVADDNAIPSSGRSANGFDMGAGLYYRSPKLWLGLSSTQLPETELSDVSIKNKRHYYVQAGYDWAIGGNKKYTLQPSVLLKSDANSTQLDVGALFLYDNMVWLGVGYRTEDAIAPMIGYQYKFPKGDSMLRIGYSYDVTTSELKNYSSGSHEIMLSYCFKIVKPVVNEIYHHPRFL